In Streptomyces sp. NBC_00433, a single genomic region encodes these proteins:
- a CDS encoding winged helix-turn-helix domain-containing protein yields the protein MRKLLVRNGWSCPVPARRAMERDDDAVAGWVTGGLAPWGRLAAACGAWLVLRGRSRLLHDTACRVPKLAHGR from the coding sequence GTGCGCAAACTGCTGGTCCGTAACGGCTGGTCCTGCCCGGTACCGGCTCGACGCGCGATGGAGCGGGACGACGATGCCGTGGCCGGGTGGGTCACAGGAGGCCTGGCCCCGTGGGGAAGGCTAGCGGCGGCTTGTGGGGCCTGGCTGGTCCTTCGAGGACGAAGCCGGCTTCTCCATGACACCGCCTGTAGGGTGCCAAAACTGGCGCACGGCCGCTGA